From a single Nicotiana tomentosiformis chromosome 2, ASM39032v3, whole genome shotgun sequence genomic region:
- the LOC138905309 gene encoding uncharacterized protein: MRSDPSTRKSNALYESHQERGHKTEDCIALRQEVVNMLYQGYLKEQLSDRGRANFSRGREQHQGPPKPPSPSHTIQMIIGGSDDASINSVKFTMTHKLKRSITHERYDEFEESIIFNKSDTHGLVFPHYEALVITLRILDTDVKRIMVDDGSGACIIHPRVLAQMKLEDKIVPRCITLTGFNNAVERTSGEITLPVLDGGVTLETTFHIMDQDTAYNAIIGRPWIHAMKAIPSSLYQVIKFPTPWEVFSIRGE, encoded by the coding sequence ATGAGGTCCGACCCAAGCACCAGGAAGTCAAATGCCCTCTACGAATCCCACCAAGAGCGAGGTCATAAAACCGAGGACTGCATCGCTCTAAGGCAGGAGGTCGTGAACATGCTTTACCAAGGGTACTTGAAAGAGCAGTTGAGCGACCGAGGAAGGGCCAACTTTTCCCGAGGACGTGAACAACACCAGGGGCCGCCAAAACCACCTTCACCATCTCACACCATCCAAATGATCATCGGAGGCAGCGATGACGCATCGATCAACAGCGTAAAGTTCACCATGACCCACAAACTCAAACGGTCGATCACTCATGAACGGTACGATGAattcgaagaaagtatcatcttcaatAAGTCAGATACCCAcggtttggttttccctcactatgaagctcttgttatcactttacgaaTATTAGATACAGATGTAAAGCGCATTATGGTGGACGATGGGAGCGGCGCGTGCATTATCCaccctcgagtacttgcacaaatgaaactcgaggataagatagtgccacgctgcatcacgctaaccggttttaacaatgcagttgaacgaacatccggagaaatcacactccccgtcctcGACGGCGGCGTCACTTTggaaaccacattccacatcatggaccaggacacGGCATATAACGCTATAATAGGCCGACCCTGGATACACGCCATGAAGGCcatcccctccagcttgtaccaagttATCAAATTTCCCACCCCATGGGAAGTGTTCAGCATACGAGGAGAATAA